One part of the Treponema primitia ZAS-1 genome encodes these proteins:
- a CDS encoding PcfJ domain-containing protein: MREPKSTKRIETLEEIRRREKRFQRREKTIARVSRKRQYRLERKEKKDAENSAAEQILAEDRKRNISSDKKSDACKLLEAFSYISWTPYDKRDTLPQGFRSHSFNKDRQYIDFFKTYIYPYPIPIPLLFTTLQKDHFLDEQGKEKKSAYYGIINLSKQWVSDIASGDSFHRKNKEYFTKADAHYFLTETLPYSGPLSVVRLYFYAKCKAKNMSVKQCMIIAKVFTLKFEKYFNHAIVAGFLDLLARSPDYQVEEGELGDICDFVLVKINKKIKWGEKFQPFSFSGRTMTSIIGIANEWHAEIQREQEALDMIARTRNPRQQHRPATSALKERWRGFNIANFAFETVECKWRVTQLLTAQDLLNEGRKMKNCVSSYAYKCSSGECSIFNLSSYDKDSHLIESHATLEVTKDRLLIQAKAKFNIRVSPKAMNVINRWAQANRIKNGVL; the protein is encoded by the coding sequence ATGAGAGAACCTAAATCAACCAAACGCATCGAAACTTTAGAAGAAATTCGCAGACGTGAAAAAAGATTTCAACGGCGCGAAAAAACCATTGCCCGGGTAAGCAGAAAAAGACAATACCGGTTGGAACGCAAGGAAAAAAAGGATGCGGAAAATAGTGCTGCGGAACAAATTTTAGCGGAGGACCGCAAAAGGAATATATCATCGGACAAAAAATCTGATGCCTGCAAACTCCTGGAAGCTTTTTCTTATATAAGCTGGACTCCCTATGACAAACGGGATACATTACCCCAGGGATTCAGGTCCCATTCTTTTAACAAAGACCGCCAGTACATAGATTTTTTTAAAACCTATATCTATCCCTACCCTATCCCCATACCTTTGCTGTTTACAACGCTCCAAAAGGATCACTTTTTGGATGAACAGGGTAAAGAAAAAAAGTCCGCTTACTATGGTATAATTAACCTTTCCAAACAATGGGTAAGCGATATAGCAAGCGGCGATTCATTCCATCGAAAAAACAAGGAATACTTTACCAAAGCAGACGCCCATTATTTCCTTACTGAAACCCTGCCATATTCAGGCCCATTATCTGTTGTCCGCCTGTATTTCTACGCAAAGTGCAAGGCAAAGAACATGAGCGTCAAACAATGCATGATTATCGCCAAAGTATTTACCCTGAAATTTGAAAAATATTTTAACCATGCTATAGTGGCCGGCTTTCTTGATTTACTTGCCCGCAGCCCGGACTATCAGGTTGAGGAAGGCGAATTGGGGGACATTTGTGATTTTGTCCTTGTAAAAATCAACAAAAAAATCAAATGGGGAGAGAAGTTTCAGCCATTTTCATTTAGCGGAAGAACAATGACCAGTATTATCGGGATTGCAAATGAATGGCATGCGGAAATTCAACGGGAACAGGAAGCCTTGGATATGATTGCCCGGACGAGAAATCCAAGGCAACAACACAGGCCTGCTACGAGTGCCTTGAAAGAAAGGTGGAGAGGATTCAATATAGCAAATTTTGCCTTTGAAACCGTTGAATGCAAATGGAGAGTGACCCAGCTTTTGACTGCCCAGGATCTCCTTAATGAGGGACGCAAAATGAAAAACTGCGTTTCATCATACGCTTATAAATGCTCAAGCGGGGAATGTTCAATATTTAATCTTTCCTCTTATGACAAGGATTCCCACTTAATTGAAAGCCACGCTACATTGGAGGTAACAAAGGATCGCTTGCTGATTCAAGCCAAGGCCAAGTTCAATATTAGAGTTAGCCCAAAGGCTATGAATGTCATTAACCGGTGGGCCCAGGCGAACAGGATTAAGAATGGGGTGTTATAA
- a CDS encoding fibronectin type III domain-containing protein, which translates to MKAARFFSLACGALLMFAGCDLFLNKPEKDALSGAEYEAWLAKAPHLSVRMELVPGSGSTNPPAGLIVLPDNRPKLEVPFNATFTENPGFGFVEWRAFRTGAPVKDGDAKLGAEVGFKSLNASGTEVEVTVLINEEITIIPFCAALPEVTDHNLPNATFDRLPTNYPVEMRFNTPILSESLSFLTADNPQGTITVTGKADQGMNPVVRDLTSQYELQKDTGGLWIRLEPVRNGITLANNNITIELGTGIRSRDYPIYMVESRAFSYGASDGPDLNFPVVDSSLIRGARGVGETDVFFPGKTISYDRARRTWPAEYALKSDEAGTQTVYLFFDAYKTSATIKEISITEERVLDIAGRAVTGETLSRSAYPNENLRDADTPLAQQYVLELQKVPFTIAHTVQTVKEGVIRFYIQPRDSFGIGYSYADALSRGLYVEALLDLPPDPVSWIEGTYNRSDGTITLSWTDPANADLDYIDISWAGGTATALAGEQKAVLTDMTSGLYDFTITAVDRGGNRTTIVFPFNADSTIPSPVSNLQGSYNPDSQSMVLSWNNPVGDTEAETIKISWSGASGGSSSVALSGVDQGYAIPGIAPANGAAYTVTVKTANALKESGGVSVTVYPDITPPSPLTVTTFYNQGSRTIAASWTDPADADLQEILLEWGINGEGIAGSQRINRGQESYVITGVVSDSRGYTVQAYAIDRAGNQSAGASEPVKTDTTPPGAVWGLAGSYNREAQRITVTWTDPVDPDLKEIRLAWQAGTGALTDITLDPGVGTYTINSVGYNSGEYSITVTAADQAGNAGRSETVNVRTDILPKRLPAPTGIQVLPTGSADSKTLTIEWDAVSGATGYEVVYNIHNDSNTALSGGGTITDAAGGKKTTTITGLSRASYYVWVRAKNALGAGEYNIAPAIGTPKYNVASLSNLVMSPVSISGFSPGTYTGYSVIIPSTSSTFTATGYPSFFGTVQYKFSGAFDSLNTWNISPGAAGTVTVRVTAEDGSAYQDYTVAVSAAWSNPGGIVLPGEKITLSPTAPVNLRWATGTQIFKVSPVSEAITNGSIEWFVDGQKKSGPGTNTTFTVTAKGYSLGRTHTVTVRAKVGGLPYSRDAQFTVTE; encoded by the coding sequence ATGAAAGCAGCGCGCTTTTTTTCCCTAGCCTGCGGAGCCCTCCTCATGTTCGCCGGATGCGACCTTTTTCTCAATAAGCCGGAAAAGGACGCCCTTTCCGGGGCGGAATACGAGGCATGGCTGGCCAAGGCGCCCCACCTTTCGGTGCGTATGGAACTGGTCCCCGGTTCGGGCTCCACCAACCCCCCGGCGGGGCTTATTGTACTGCCGGACAACCGGCCCAAGCTGGAAGTGCCCTTTAACGCTACCTTTACGGAAAACCCCGGGTTCGGCTTTGTGGAATGGCGGGCCTTCAGGACCGGCGCCCCGGTAAAAGATGGGGACGCCAAATTAGGCGCCGAGGTGGGGTTTAAAAGCCTCAACGCCTCGGGCACCGAAGTAGAAGTGACCGTCCTGATTAATGAAGAAATAACCATCATCCCCTTTTGCGCGGCCCTGCCGGAGGTGACGGACCATAACCTGCCCAACGCAACCTTTGACCGGCTGCCCACCAACTACCCCGTGGAGATGCGGTTTAACACGCCCATACTAAGCGAAAGCCTTTCCTTCCTGACCGCCGACAATCCCCAGGGGACCATTACCGTAACGGGAAAGGCGGACCAGGGGATGAACCCGGTGGTCCGGGATTTGACCAGCCAGTACGAGCTGCAAAAGGATACGGGGGGGCTCTGGATACGACTGGAGCCGGTACGGAACGGCATTACCCTTGCAAACAACAATATTACGATAGAACTGGGGACCGGCATACGCAGCAGGGACTATCCCATATATATGGTGGAAAGCCGGGCCTTTAGCTACGGCGCTTCGGACGGCCCGGACCTGAACTTCCCGGTGGTTGACAGCAGCCTTATCAGAGGAGCCCGGGGCGTTGGGGAGACCGATGTCTTTTTCCCGGGGAAAACCATTAGCTATGACCGCGCCAGGCGGACCTGGCCTGCGGAATATGCCCTGAAAAGTGATGAAGCAGGGACACAGACCGTGTACCTGTTTTTTGACGCCTATAAAACCTCCGCAACGATAAAGGAAATAAGTATCACCGAGGAACGGGTTTTGGATATCGCAGGCCGTGCGGTAACCGGGGAGACCCTGAGCAGATCGGCCTACCCCAATGAGAATTTGCGGGACGCCGATACCCCCCTGGCCCAGCAATACGTTCTGGAATTGCAAAAAGTACCCTTTACTATCGCCCATACGGTGCAGACCGTTAAGGAAGGGGTCATTCGGTTTTATATACAGCCCCGGGATTCCTTTGGGATTGGGTACAGTTATGCGGACGCCCTGTCCCGGGGTCTGTATGTGGAGGCCCTGTTGGACCTGCCCCCGGACCCGGTGTCCTGGATTGAGGGCACCTATAACCGGAGCGACGGGACGATTACCCTGTCCTGGACGGATCCGGCTAATGCGGACCTGGACTACATCGACATAAGCTGGGCTGGGGGTACAGCAACGGCGTTGGCGGGGGAGCAGAAGGCGGTCCTGACCGATATGACTTCCGGACTCTACGACTTTACCATTACCGCCGTAGACCGGGGCGGGAACCGCACTACGATTGTGTTCCCCTTTAATGCGGATTCTACGATTCCCAGCCCGGTTAGTAATCTCCAGGGATCCTACAATCCGGATTCCCAAAGCATGGTCCTTTCCTGGAATAACCCGGTGGGGGACACGGAAGCGGAAACTATCAAGATTAGCTGGAGCGGCGCTTCCGGCGGCTCAAGCTCCGTAGCCTTAAGCGGCGTTGATCAGGGCTATGCCATACCCGGCATAGCGCCGGCCAACGGCGCGGCCTACACCGTAACGGTGAAGACCGCCAACGCCCTGAAAGAATCCGGCGGGGTCTCAGTGACCGTCTACCCGGACATCACGCCCCCCAGCCCGCTTACGGTTACCACTTTTTATAACCAGGGCTCCAGGACTATCGCGGCCAGCTGGACCGATCCGGCGGACGCGGATTTGCAGGAGATACTCCTGGAATGGGGGATCAACGGGGAAGGCATTGCGGGAAGCCAGCGGATAAACCGGGGGCAGGAATCCTACGTTATTACCGGGGTTGTTTCGGACAGCCGGGGCTACACGGTGCAGGCCTATGCAATTGACCGTGCGGGGAACCAGTCCGCCGGGGCTTCGGAACCTGTGAAAACCGACACCACCCCGCCCGGGGCTGTGTGGGGCCTTGCGGGTTCCTATAACCGGGAGGCGCAGCGGATTACCGTTACCTGGACCGATCCGGTGGACCCTGACTTGAAGGAGATCCGCCTTGCCTGGCAGGCGGGAACCGGGGCTTTGACGGATATAACCCTGGACCCGGGGGTCGGGACCTATACCATTAATTCAGTGGGCTATAACAGCGGGGAATACAGCATTACCGTTACTGCAGCAGATCAGGCTGGTAATGCAGGGAGAAGTGAAACAGTAAATGTACGGACCGACATCCTGCCTAAGCGCTTGCCCGCTCCCACGGGGATACAGGTCCTGCCCACAGGCAGCGCCGATTCCAAGACACTTACCATCGAATGGGACGCGGTTAGCGGCGCTACAGGCTATGAGGTGGTTTACAACATCCATAACGATAGCAACACGGCGTTATCCGGTGGCGGTACGATTACTGATGCCGCCGGCGGTAAAAAGACTACGACGATTACCGGCCTGAGCCGGGCGTCCTATTATGTGTGGGTACGGGCAAAGAACGCGCTTGGCGCCGGGGAATACAACATCGCCCCTGCTATCGGGACCCCTAAGTACAATGTTGCAAGCCTTTCGAATCTGGTGATGAGCCCTGTGTCGATAAGCGGGTTTTCTCCCGGAACATATACTGGGTATTCGGTGATAATCCCTTCTACCAGCTCCACCTTCACGGCAACGGGCTACCCCAGTTTTTTCGGAACAGTGCAATATAAGTTCAGCGGCGCCTTCGATTCCCTCAACACATGGAATATTAGCCCTGGGGCCGCGGGCACGGTAACCGTACGGGTGACCGCAGAAGACGGCTCGGCATACCAAGACTACACCGTAGCTGTAAGCGCGGCCTGGTCGAATCCCGGGGGCATCGTCCTGCCGGGGGAGAAAATCACCCTGAGCCCCACGGCGCCGGTGAACCTTAGATGGGCTACCGGTACACAGATATTTAAAGTGAGCCCGGTTTCAGAGGCCATAACAAACGGCAGCATAGAGTGGTTTGTGGACGGGCAAAAGAAAAGCGGTCCGGGTACCAATACTACCTTCACCGTAACGGCGAAAGGGTATTCCCTGGGGAGGACCCACACCGTAACGGTTCGGGCGAAGGTTGGCGGTTTGCCCTATTCGCGGGATGCCCAGTTCACGGTAACGGAGTAG